From the genome of Paracoccus seriniphilus, one region includes:
- a CDS encoding CopD family protein: MLATIYPYAKAFHVMAVISWMAGIFYLPRLFVYHAERGRQGGEPTKSFEIMEQKLLGMIMRPAMIATWLSGLCLVLTPGIVDWSMVWPWTKAASVLAMTWFHHWCATQKHQLSLGKSLTGRQYRMMNEVPTLLMVVIVLSVIVKF; encoded by the coding sequence ATGCTTGCAACCATCTATCCCTATGCCAAGGCATTTCACGTGATGGCGGTGATTTCCTGGATGGCAGGAATTTTCTATCTGCCCAGACTTTTCGTCTATCACGCGGAACGCGGAAGGCAGGGTGGCGAGCCGACAAAAAGCTTTGAAATCATGGAACAAAAGCTTCTGGGCATGATCATGCGTCCGGCCATGATCGCAACCTGGCTCAGTGGTCTTTGTCTGGTCCTGACCCCGGGAATCGTTGACTGGTCGATGGTTTGGCCCTGGACAAAGGCTGCCAGCGTGCTTGCCATGACCTGGTTCCATCACTGGTGCGCCACCCAAAAACACCAGTTGTCGCTGGGAAAATCGCTGACCGGGCGGCAATACCGGATGATGAACGAGGTCCCGACCCTGCTGATGGTGGTGATCGTTCTGTCGGTAATCGTCAAATTCTGA
- the rho gene encoding transcription termination factor Rho: MTEERLNLSDLKAKSPADLLAMAEEWEIENASTMRKGEMMFSILKEHAEEGWDIGGEGVLEVVQDGFGFLRSTEANYLPGPDDIYVSPDMIRQHSLRTGDTVEGVIRAPGENERYFALTKVERINFESPEKARHKVAFDNLTPLYPNDRLKMEIEDPTIKDRSSRIIDLVAPIGKGQRSLIVAPPRTGKTVLLQNIAHSIERNHPECYLIVLLIDERPEEVTDMQRSVRGEVISSTFDEPASRHVAVSEMVIEKAKRLVEHKRDVVILLDSITRLGRAFNTVVPSSGKVLTGGVDANALQRPKRFFGAARNIEEGGSLTIIATALIDTGSRMDEVIFEEFKGTGNSEIVLDRKVADKRVFPAMDILKSGTRKEELLVDAKDLQKTYLLRRILNPMGTTDAIEFLISKLKQTKSNAEFFDSMNA; the protein is encoded by the coding sequence ATGACCGAAGAACGATTGAACCTGTCCGATCTCAAGGCGAAAAGCCCGGCAGATCTCTTGGCAATGGCCGAGGAATGGGAAATCGAGAACGCTTCCACCATGCGCAAGGGCGAGATGATGTTCTCGATCCTCAAGGAGCATGCGGAAGAGGGCTGGGACATCGGCGGTGAGGGCGTTCTGGAGGTCGTTCAGGACGGATTCGGCTTCCTGCGGTCGACCGAAGCCAATTATCTGCCCGGTCCCGACGACATTTACGTCAGCCCCGACATGATCCGCCAGCACAGCCTGCGAACGGGTGATACGGTGGAAGGGGTGATTCGAGCTCCCGGCGAGAACGAACGTTATTTCGCGCTGACCAAGGTTGAACGAATCAACTTTGAAAGCCCCGAAAAAGCGCGCCACAAGGTGGCTTTTGACAATTTGACGCCGCTTTATCCCAATGATCGCCTGAAAATGGAGATCGAGGATCCCACGATCAAGGATCGCAGCTCGCGCATCATTGATCTGGTGGCTCCGATCGGGAAAGGCCAGCGATCGCTGATCGTGGCGCCGCCACGGACGGGTAAAACCGTGCTGCTGCAGAACATCGCCCATTCGATCGAGCGCAATCACCCGGAATGCTATCTGATCGTGCTGCTGATCGACGAACGGCCCGAGGAAGTCACCGACATGCAGCGCAGCGTGCGCGGCGAAGTGATCTCTTCGACCTTCGATGAACCGGCCAGCCGCCACGTGGCGGTATCGGAGATGGTCATCGAAAAGGCCAAGCGGCTCGTGGAACACAAGCGAGATGTGGTGATTCTTCTTGATTCGATCACAAGACTTGGTAGGGCATTCAACACTGTAGTGCCCAGCTCGGGTAAAGTGCTTACCGGTGGTGTGGATGCGAATGCGCTCCAGCGGCCAAAGAGGTTCTTTGGTGCCGCCCGGAATATCGAAGAGGGCGGCAGCCTGACCATCATCGCCACCGCTTTGATCGACACCGGCTCGCGCATGGATGAAGTCATCTTCGAAGAGTTCAAAGGCACGGGTAACAGCGAAATCGTCCTGGATCGCAAGGTCGCCGATAAACGCGTCTTCCCGGCGATGGACATCCTGAAATCAGGAACGCGGAAGGAAGAACTGTTGGTTGATGCCAAAGACCTGCAGAAAACCTATCTGTTGCGCCGAATTCTGAACCCGATGGGAACGACCGATGCCATCGAGTTCCTGATCTCAAAACTGAAACAGACAAAGAGCAACGCCGAATTCTTTGATTCGATGAACGCCTGA
- the mnmE gene encoding tRNA uridine-5-carboxymethylaminomethyl(34) synthesis GTPase MnmE, with the protein MDLIFAEATPPGRGGVSVIRISGEGARHLAERLCGFMPKSRHAYFRTLRDGNEDLDHVLAMWFEYGASFTGEEVAELHLHGAPVIARRVLSVLSNLGARPAEAGEFTRRAFLNGRMDLAEVEGLGDLLEAETETQRRLALRASGGELGKKVMRWRDMLIRAGALVEVSVDFADEEVPDDVPPEVFDLLKELRSEIDLEISGFPAAERLRTGFEVAIVGPPNAGKSSLINKIAKRDVALVSDIAGTTRDVIELRMDLNGLAVTLLDTAGLRDTDDHVEGLGVDVARRRASSADLRIHLSDMGKADPDLYAEGDIVARSKADLQPGDNGISISSLSGQGIDELLSELYSRLRQRIAGAGIVSHERQVAALRLAADSLTIDHDLPAELVAESIRQTAVSLDRLLGRIGAEEYLDVIFSSFCIGK; encoded by the coding sequence ATGGACCTCATTTTTGCCGAGGCCACACCGCCTGGGCGGGGTGGCGTCTCGGTCATTCGAATTAGCGGAGAAGGCGCCCGGCATCTTGCCGAGCGTCTTTGCGGTTTCATGCCGAAATCGCGTCATGCCTATTTCCGTACTCTGCGCGACGGAAACGAAGATCTCGACCATGTTCTGGCAATGTGGTTCGAGTATGGCGCCAGCTTTACAGGTGAAGAAGTCGCAGAATTGCACCTGCATGGCGCACCGGTCATCGCCCGGCGAGTCCTTTCCGTGCTGTCGAACCTGGGTGCTCGCCCTGCCGAGGCGGGTGAGTTCACCCGTCGCGCCTTCCTGAACGGGCGCATGGATCTTGCCGAAGTGGAAGGTCTGGGTGATCTTCTTGAAGCGGAAACCGAAACCCAGCGAAGGCTTGCCTTGCGGGCAAGCGGCGGTGAACTGGGGAAGAAAGTTATGCGTTGGCGCGATATGCTGATTCGCGCTGGAGCATTGGTTGAGGTCAGCGTTGATTTCGCTGATGAAGAAGTTCCGGATGATGTTCCGCCGGAAGTCTTTGATCTGTTGAAAGAACTGAGATCCGAGATAGATCTCGAGATTTCAGGCTTTCCAGCGGCAGAGCGGCTGCGGACGGGCTTCGAGGTGGCGATCGTTGGACCTCCTAATGCCGGAAAATCAAGTCTTATCAATAAAATAGCAAAGCGGGACGTGGCCCTGGTCTCGGATATTGCGGGAACAACCCGCGATGTGATCGAACTGCGAATGGACCTCAATGGGCTTGCCGTCACCTTGCTGGATACAGCCGGGCTTCGCGATACCGATGATCATGTCGAGGGCCTCGGTGTCGATGTAGCGCGTCGGCGCGCAAGTTCAGCTGATCTTCGGATTCATCTGTCCGATATGGGAAAAGCAGACCCGGATCTGTATGCTGAAGGCGATATTGTTGCCCGCAGCAAGGCGGATCTGCAGCCTGGCGATAACGGAATTTCGATTTCATCGTTGAGCGGGCAGGGGATTGATGAACTTCTGTCGGAACTTTACTCACGCCTGCGGCAAAGGATTGCCGGTGCCGGTATCGTCAGCCATGAAAGGCAGGTCGCGGCATTGCGTTTGGCGGCCGACTCCCTGACAATAGACCACGATCTGCCGGCCGAACTTGTGGCCGAATCCATCCGTCAGACGGCAGTTTCTCTTGATCGACTGCTTGGACGAATCGGTGCGGAAGAGTATTTAGACGTGATCTTCTCGTCTTTCTGTATCGGTAAATGA
- the mnmG gene encoding tRNA uridine-5-carboxymethylaminomethyl(34) synthesis enzyme MnmG, whose translation MFHVKQFDVIVIGAGHAGLEAACASARMGAETALITMRQADVGALSCNPAIGGLGKGHLVREIDALDGVMGVLADRAGIQFRLLNRRKGPAVQGPRAQMDRALYRIAANDVISRQKNLSLVYGEVAALTSESGRITGVELADSTLIGAKAVILTTGTFLNGVIHIGQVSRAAGRWGDTPSNRLAESLNQFQISFGRLKTGTPPRLNGKTIDWAKLEMQPGDDDPVMFSYLNDVPQAAQISCGITHTNERTHQIIRDNLDKSAMYGGKISGRGPRYCPSIEDKVVRFETKTSHQIFLEPEGLDDDTVYPNGISTSLPAEVQVDYVRSIYGLENAEITQPGYAVEYDFVDPRSLDASMKLRGAEGLYLAGQINGTTGYEEAAAQGLVAGINAARQVQGMESVHFSRTNSYIGVMVDDLTTRGVTEPYRMFTSRAEFRLSLRADNADQRLTPLAIRIGLASDKRKQAFEERQSRYDEARAIAESCVFSPTELSRAGLQVRMDGQKRSAFSLLGLNSIDRETVLSLVPDLNEYSADTLKQLENDALYAQYTDRQAQDAEALRADESIEIPEDLEYSEISGLSAELRDKLTAAKPRTLAAAAKIEGITPAALSLIVAITRMKNRKIA comes from the coding sequence GTGTTTCACGTGAAACAATTTGATGTCATCGTGATCGGAGCCGGACATGCCGGTCTGGAAGCAGCCTGCGCATCTGCGCGAATGGGGGCTGAGACCGCGCTGATCACGATGCGTCAGGCAGATGTAGGCGCACTTTCCTGCAATCCCGCGATTGGTGGATTGGGAAAAGGGCATCTTGTTCGTGAAATTGATGCGCTGGATGGTGTGATGGGAGTCCTGGCTGATCGCGCCGGGATTCAGTTTCGACTTCTCAATCGCCGTAAAGGGCCGGCAGTGCAGGGACCGCGTGCGCAAATGGACCGGGCTCTATACCGGATTGCGGCGAATGACGTGATTTCCCGGCAAAAGAACTTGTCTTTGGTCTATGGTGAAGTCGCCGCCCTTACCAGTGAATCGGGACGTATTACTGGCGTCGAACTGGCCGACAGCACCTTGATTGGCGCCAAAGCTGTCATCTTGACGACAGGAACCTTTCTCAATGGCGTTATTCATATAGGTCAGGTGAGTCGGGCTGCTGGCCGTTGGGGTGATACGCCTTCGAACCGTCTTGCTGAGTCACTCAATCAGTTCCAGATTTCGTTCGGTCGGCTGAAGACCGGAACTCCGCCACGATTGAACGGGAAAACGATCGATTGGGCCAAGCTGGAAATGCAACCGGGCGATGATGATCCGGTGATGTTTTCCTATCTGAACGATGTCCCGCAGGCCGCACAGATAAGCTGCGGGATCACCCATACCAACGAGCGCACGCATCAGATTATCCGTGACAATCTGGATAAATCGGCGATGTACGGGGGCAAGATATCGGGACGCGGCCCGAGGTATTGTCCGTCGATCGAAGACAAGGTGGTCCGCTTCGAGACAAAGACCTCGCACCAGATCTTCCTTGAGCCGGAAGGGCTGGACGATGACACGGTTTATCCGAACGGCATATCGACATCTCTACCGGCTGAGGTGCAGGTTGACTATGTGCGATCCATCTATGGTCTTGAAAACGCTGAGATTACCCAACCGGGTTACGCAGTCGAGTATGATTTCGTCGATCCACGATCTCTCGATGCGTCAATGAAATTGCGTGGGGCCGAAGGGCTCTATCTGGCTGGACAGATCAATGGGACAACCGGCTACGAAGAGGCTGCTGCCCAGGGCTTGGTCGCGGGGATCAATGCAGCGCGCCAAGTTCAAGGCATGGAATCGGTGCATTTCAGCCGTACCAATAGTTATATCGGCGTCATGGTCGACGATCTGACAACGCGGGGCGTGACCGAACCCTATCGGATGTTTACCTCCCGCGCGGAATTCCGGTTGTCGTTGCGGGCAGATAATGCCGATCAACGTCTGACGCCACTTGCTATCCGGATCGGGCTTGCCTCCGACAAAAGAAAACAGGCGTTTGAAGAGCGTCAGTCTAGATATGACGAGGCCCGTGCCATCGCCGAGTCTTGCGTTTTTTCGCCAACCGAGCTTTCGCGCGCTGGGTTGCAAGTCAGAATGGATGGACAAAAGAGGTCGGCTTTTTCTTTGCTGGGCCTGAATTCGATTGATCGCGAAACGGTTCTGTCACTGGTTCCGGATCTGAACGAATATTCGGCTGATACCCTCAAGCAGTTGGAAAATGATGCGCTATATGCGCAGTATACCGACCGTCAAGCGCAGGATGCAGAGGCGCTGCGTGCGGATGAGTCGATAGAAATCCCGGAAGATCTTGAATATTCTGAAATATCAGGGCTTTCTGCCGAATTGCGGGACAAGTTGACGGCGGCCAAACCGAGGACTTTGGCTGCGGCTGCCAAGATCGAAGGTATCACTCCGGCTGCGCTTTCCCTGATCGTTGCGATCACGCGCATGAAAAATCGGAAGATTGCATGA
- the rsmG gene encoding 16S rRNA (guanine(527)-N(7))-methyltransferase RsmG, which translates to MSNDVSRETEERLHAFQALVKKWNPRINLVSSSTLSVFWDRHIVDSLQISQHILPKCGRWVDLGSGGGFPGVVLAVVFAEQDLDFILVESDQRKATFLRTAIRELSLDKVKVICDRIENVPPLQADHVSARALAPLSLLLSFVDRHMSRDGTAWLLKGENWQREVQEAQSDWAFNLESFPSMTSSEAALLKVSEVSHV; encoded by the coding sequence ATGAGCAACGATGTTTCACGTGAAACAGAAGAACGTCTTCACGCGTTTCAGGCCTTGGTGAAAAAGTGGAATCCGCGTATCAATCTGGTTTCATCATCGACGCTTTCGGTATTTTGGGACCGTCATATCGTTGATTCACTCCAGATTTCCCAGCATATCCTGCCGAAATGTGGAAGATGGGTGGATCTCGGTTCGGGCGGAGGATTCCCAGGGGTCGTGCTGGCTGTCGTCTTCGCCGAGCAAGATCTGGACTTCATTCTTGTCGAAAGTGATCAGCGAAAGGCGACTTTTCTGCGTACCGCTATTCGGGAGTTATCACTCGATAAAGTTAAAGTGATTTGTGACCGCATCGAGAATGTTCCGCCCTTGCAGGCCGATCATGTCTCGGCGCGGGCTCTTGCGCCTCTTTCTCTTCTTTTGTCGTTTGTGGACAGGCATATGTCGCGGGATGGCACTGCGTGGCTTCTGAAGGGCGAAAACTGGCAACGCGAAGTTCAGGAGGCCCAGAGCGATTGGGCATTCAATCTTGAAAGTTTTCCAAGTATGACAAGCTCAGAGGCAGCTTTACTGAAGGTGAGCGAGGTTTCCCATGTCTGA
- a CDS encoding ParA family protein: MSDTRIVAIANQKGGVGKTTTAINLGAALASQGYRTILVDLDPQGNASTGLGIEVDRRERTVYDLLAGDETLEDCAMETEIANLRVVPATSDLASADVQLAQFEGRSILLKRKLVEAEPETIILIDCPPALGLLTLNAIIAADSVLVPLQTEFYALEGLSQLLATVQQVRKNANPDLRVNGILLTMSDYRNNLSQHVEADVREQLGELVYQTVIPRNVRVSEAPSFGQPVLVYDPSSKGSMSYLKFAEEFAARTKLAREVA; encoded by the coding sequence ATGTCTGACACCCGTATCGTGGCCATTGCCAACCAGAAGGGCGGAGTGGGGAAAACCACAACTGCCATCAATCTGGGCGCAGCGCTTGCAAGCCAAGGCTATCGCACGATCCTGGTTGATCTGGATCCGCAGGGAAATGCTTCAACAGGTCTGGGAATAGAAGTTGATCGTCGTGAACGGACGGTCTACGATTTGCTTGCAGGGGATGAAACCCTCGAAGATTGCGCCATGGAGACCGAAATCGCGAATCTGCGCGTGGTTCCGGCGACCTCGGACCTGGCGTCCGCAGATGTGCAGTTGGCCCAGTTTGAAGGGCGAAGCATCCTGCTGAAGCGCAAACTGGTTGAAGCCGAGCCGGAAACCATCATCCTGATTGATTGCCCACCAGCGCTGGGACTGTTGACACTGAACGCCATTATCGCGGCGGACAGCGTATTGGTCCCGCTGCAGACGGAGTTTTATGCACTGGAAGGCCTGTCGCAATTGCTCGCAACCGTGCAACAGGTGCGCAAGAACGCCAACCCGGATTTGCGCGTCAACGGTATTTTGTTGACGATGTCGGATTATCGCAACAATCTGTCTCAACATGTCGAAGCAGATGTCAGAGAGCAGCTTGGAGAACTGGTTTATCAGACCGTCATTCCGCGTAATGTGCGTGTGTCTGAAGCGCCCTCCTTTGGACAGCCGGTACTTGTTTACGATCCGTCGTCCAAGGGAAGCATGTCCTATCTGAAGTTCGCCGAAGAATTTGCCGCGCGTACAAAACTTGCTAGGGAGGTGGCTTAG
- a CDS encoding ParB/RepB/Spo0J family partition protein: MGENKLAKRGLGRGLSALMADMDLATPEPTTPARERTMVPIEQITANPDQPRRTFDPEALQELAASLKNRGVLQPLIVRPHPQDDGIFQIVAGERRWRAAQMAQLHELPVIIRDLSDTEVLEVAIIENIQRADLNAIEEATSFRQLMDRFGHTQERLAEALNKSRSHIANLLRLLNLPDQVQDFVKEGRLSAGHARALITAPNANQLARKIMEKGLSVRETEELVRKQANPDQAGKKQQRRQKEKDADTRALESDLSAQLGMKVSIDHGGAKGGSITINYHDLEQLDQLCQILGGHR; the protein is encoded by the coding sequence ATGGGAGAGAACAAGCTGGCAAAACGAGGATTGGGGCGCGGGCTTTCGGCATTGATGGCCGATATGGATCTTGCGACACCGGAACCCACGACCCCTGCGCGGGAGCGCACGATGGTGCCGATCGAGCAGATCACGGCCAATCCGGATCAGCCGCGCCGGACCTTTGACCCTGAGGCACTGCAGGAACTGGCGGCTTCACTGAAGAACCGCGGCGTGTTGCAGCCGCTGATCGTGCGCCCGCATCCACAGGACGACGGCATCTTTCAGATTGTTGCCGGAGAACGTCGCTGGCGCGCCGCACAGATGGCGCAACTGCATGAATTGCCTGTCATTATTCGTGATCTTTCCGATACCGAGGTGCTGGAAGTCGCGATTATCGAGAACATTCAGCGGGCTGATCTGAATGCGATCGAGGAAGCCACCTCGTTCCGGCAACTGATGGATCGTTTTGGACATACGCAGGAACGGCTGGCCGAAGCACTGAACAAGAGCCGCAGCCATATCGCGAATTTGCTGCGCTTGCTGAACCTGCCGGATCAGGTTCAGGATTTCGTGAAGGAAGGTCGCCTGTCTGCGGGCCATGCGCGCGCCCTGATCACGGCACCCAATGCAAACCAGTTGGCGCGCAAGATCATGGAAAAGGGACTTTCGGTTCGCGAAACCGAAGAACTGGTGCGCAAGCAGGCCAATCCCGATCAGGCCGGCAAGAAGCAACAGCGTCGCCAGAAGGAAAAGGATGCTGATACCCGCGCATTGGAATCCGATCTGTCGGCGCAGCTTGGCATGAAGGTGTCGATCGATCACGGCGGCGCGAAAGGCGGGTCGATCACCATCAACTATCATGATCTAGAGCAGCTGGATCAGCTGTGCCAAATTCTGGGCGGGCATCGCTGA
- a CDS encoding YbaN family protein, giving the protein MRTLWYGIGALFLGLAIIGIALPVVPTVPFLLVAAWAFAKSSPELRRRIREHPTYGPSVRAWQERGAISRSAKIWAVGAMSFGVGLSFWVGMPHWVVGMQAAICILVAAYVTTRPET; this is encoded by the coding sequence ATGCGAACACTCTGGTATGGAATTGGAGCGCTTTTCCTCGGGTTGGCAATCATCGGCATCGCATTGCCTGTGGTGCCCACCGTTCCGTTCCTGCTGGTTGCCGCCTGGGCCTTTGCGAAAAGCTCTCCCGAACTGCGCCGCCGTATCCGCGAACATCCGACCTATGGGCCTTCGGTACGTGCCTGGCAGGAACGCGGAGCCATCAGCCGCAGCGCAAAGATCTGGGCCGTCGGTGCCATGTCCTTTGGCGTCGGCCTGTCTTTCTGGGTCGGGATGCCACATTGGGTGGTCGGGATGCAGGCGGCGATCTGTATTCTTGTCGCCGCTTATGTGACAACACGTCCCGAAACGTGA
- the hemW gene encoding radical SAM family heme chaperone HemW yields the protein MTPARGDLSNDWRAGGFGLYVHWPFCAAKCPYCDFNSHVVDQIDQARWARALSAEIDRLAAELPGRHLNSIFFGGGTPSLMQPETADQVITAARRGWGFVNDIEISLEANPTSVEMGRFRGYAQAGVNRLSMGIQALNDEDLRRLGRMHSVAEARAAFDVARDCFGRVSFDLIYARQNQTMEQWRDELSEALTMAVDHLSLYQLTIEPGTAFGARAAAGKLRDLPADDLAADMYLETQEICEAAGMPGYETSNHAASGSESRHNLIYWRQGDWAAVGPGAHGRITLPHGRIATEAHRAPGAWLKAVEQTGNGDSNREIVPPHEMALEYLLMSMRLAEGLDITRYERLAGHAFDPEVLARLIELGMVTRKNGRLATTAAGRPVLNAILRELAD from the coding sequence ATGACCCCCGCCCGCGGCGATCTGTCGAATGACTGGCGCGCAGGTGGCTTTGGTCTTTATGTCCATTGGCCCTTCTGCGCTGCCAAATGCCCCTATTGCGATTTCAACAGCCATGTCGTCGATCAGATAGACCAGGCCCGTTGGGCCAGGGCGCTATCGGCCGAAATAGACCGGCTTGCGGCAGAACTGCCCGGTCGGCACCTGAACAGCATCTTCTTTGGCGGCGGAACACCCTCGTTGATGCAGCCAGAGACCGCCGATCAGGTGATCACCGCAGCCCGGCGTGGCTGGGGTTTTGTCAATGACATCGAAATCTCGCTTGAGGCCAATCCGACCAGCGTCGAGATGGGGCGCTTTCGCGGCTATGCTCAGGCCGGCGTCAATCGCCTGTCCATGGGCATTCAGGCGCTGAATGACGAAGATCTGCGGCGACTGGGCCGCATGCATTCCGTTGCCGAAGCCCGCGCCGCCTTCGATGTGGCTCGGGATTGTTTCGGTCGCGTCAGCTTTGACCTGATCTATGCGCGCCAGAACCAGACGATGGAGCAATGGCGCGATGAACTCTCCGAGGCGCTGACCATGGCCGTGGATCATCTGTCGCTGTATCAGCTGACCATCGAGCCCGGCACGGCCTTTGGCGCCCGCGCTGCGGCAGGCAAGCTGCGTGACCTGCCCGCAGATGACCTGGCCGCCGACATGTATCTCGAGACGCAGGAAATCTGCGAGGCAGCCGGTATGCCCGGCTATGAAACCTCGAACCACGCGGCGTCAGGATCAGAAAGCCGCCACAACCTGATCTATTGGCGTCAGGGCGACTGGGCCGCCGTAGGGCCCGGCGCGCATGGCCGCATCACCCTGCCCCATGGCCGGATCGCCACCGAGGCCCACCGGGCACCCGGAGCATGGCTGAAGGCCGTCGAGCAGACCGGCAACGGGGACAGCAACCGTGAGATCGTTCCCCCGCATGAAATGGCACTGGAGTATCTGTTGATGTCTATGCGGCTGGCCGAGGGCCTGGACATCACCCGATATGAACGGCTGGCGGGCCATGCCTTCGATCCCGAGGTCCTGGCACGGCTTATCGAACTGGGCATGGTCACACGAAAGAATGGCCGTCTGGCCACCACAGCGGCAGGACGACCGGTCCTGAATGCGATCTTGCGTGAATTGGCGGATTGA
- a CDS encoding RidA family protein, with protein MHRISTGSPFESRMAYSRAVVRDKWCFVSGVTGYDYASMTMPEDVAEQARNCFATIFDVLAQAGFSRNDIMRVQYTVTDPADVEPLAPALQESLGDIRPAATMIIAGLIRPEMKIEVEVTALKP; from the coding sequence TTGCATAGAATCTCGACCGGATCGCCATTCGAAAGCCGGATGGCCTATAGCCGTGCAGTCGTCCGGGACAAATGGTGCTTTGTCTCGGGCGTGACAGGCTATGACTATGCCAGCATGACCATGCCCGAAGATGTGGCCGAACAGGCGCGCAACTGCTTTGCGACGATCTTCGACGTGCTGGCACAGGCCGGATTTTCCCGCAACGACATCATGCGCGTCCAATACACTGTCACCGATCCTGCCGATGTCGAGCCGCTGGCCCCTGCCCTGCAAGAGTCACTGGGCGACATCCGACCTGCGGCCACGATGATCATCGCGGGGCTGATCCGCCCGGAAATGAAGATCGAGGTCGAAGTCACGGCGTTGAAGCCATGA
- the rdgB gene encoding RdgB/HAM1 family non-canonical purine NTP pyrophosphatase: protein MRKFTEKRLLVATHNAGKLEEMRALLAPYGVEVLGAAEAGLAEPEETEDNFVGNARIKARAAVQATGLPALSDDSGICVDALNGAPGVYTADWAETGNGRDFAMAMQRTWNELEAVKAPEPRQAQFRCTLVLMWPDGHDEVFEGVLPGRVVWPPRGAEGHGYDPIFMPDGYSDTLGEMSAEMKNSLSHRALAVQQMIGSCFA from the coding sequence ATGAGGAAGTTCACCGAGAAGCGCTTGCTGGTGGCGACGCATAACGCCGGCAAGCTGGAAGAGATGCGCGCCCTGCTGGCCCCCTATGGGGTCGAGGTCCTCGGTGCCGCCGAGGCCGGTCTGGCCGAGCCGGAAGAAACCGAGGACAATTTCGTCGGCAATGCCCGCATCAAGGCACGCGCCGCAGTTCAGGCCACCGGCCTGCCCGCGCTTTCCGATGACAGCGGCATTTGCGTCGATGCGCTGAACGGGGCACCCGGCGTCTATACGGCGGATTGGGCGGAAACCGGCAATGGCCGCGATTTCGCCATGGCCATGCAGCGCACCTGGAACGAGCTGGAGGCCGTGAAGGCCCCCGAGCCCCGCCAGGCGCAGTTTCGCTGCACGCTGGTCCTGATGTGGCCTGACGGTCATGACGAGGTCTTCGAAGGCGTGCTGCCCGGTCGGGTGGTCTGGCCGCCCCGTGGGGCCGAAGGTCACGGCTATGACCCGATCTTCATGCCGGACGGATATTCCGATACCTTGGGCGAGATGAGCGCCGAGATGAAGAACAGCCTCAGCCACCGGGCGCTTGCCGTGCAACAGATGATCGGATCCTGCTTTGCATAG
- the rph gene encoding ribonuclease PH produces MRPSGRNLSEMRSISIETGVMRHAEGSCLIRCGNTHVLCTASVENNPPRFLKGTGLGWVTAEYGMLPRATNTRNRREAAQGKQSGRTQEIQRLIGRSLRAGIDRVALGERQITIDCDVIQADGGTRCASITGGWVALRLAVNKLLAAGVLNSDPILDHVAAVSCGIYAGQPVLDLDYAEDSEAGTDGNFVLTGSGKLIEVQMSAEGATFSRDEMNQLLDLADAGMSELVAAQKAVLS; encoded by the coding sequence ATGCGCCCCTCTGGCCGGAATCTAAGCGAAATGCGCTCAATTTCAATCGAAACCGGCGTGATGCGCCATGCAGAGGGATCATGCCTGATCCGCTGTGGCAATACGCATGTGCTTTGCACCGCCTCGGTCGAAAACAATCCGCCGCGCTTCCTGAAGGGCACCGGCCTTGGCTGGGTCACTGCCGAATACGGCATGCTGCCCCGTGCCACCAATACCCGCAACCGCCGCGAGGCCGCCCAGGGCAAGCAATCGGGTCGCACACAGGAGATCCAACGACTGATCGGACGCAGCCTGCGGGCGGGCATCGACCGCGTGGCCCTCGGTGAACGCCAGATCACCATCGACTGCGATGTCATTCAGGCCGATGGCGGGACGCGCTGTGCCTCGATCACCGGCGGCTGGGTGGCTTTGCGCCTTGCCGTGAACAAGCTGCTGGCAGCGGGCGTGTTGAACAGCGATCCGATTCTTGACCATGTGGCGGCGGTCAGCTGTGGCATCTATGCGGGTCAGCCGGTTCTGGACCTGGATTATGCCGAAGACAGCGAAGCCGGCACCGACGGCAATTTTGTCCTGACCGGTTCGGGCAAGCTGATCGAGGTGCAGATGTCAGCCGAGGGTGCGACCTTCTCGCGCGATGAAATGAACCAGCTTCTGGACCTGGCCGATGCTGGCATGTCCGAACTGGTCGCCGCCCAGAAAGCCGTTCTTTCATGA